The genomic window CCTATGGCCTGGGAGGCACCCCCTAGTCCTTCTCAGTCGTACCTTGAGCGAGGGCACTTTTTCGAGCACTCCTCTATCGTGAGATCCTTCGTGTTTTTTCCTTGTGCGTTCGCGACTTCGTTCAGGGTGGGCCGGCGCTCGCAAGCTCGCTGGTCCCACCCTACCGGCAGGTTTTGTTTGTTCTCGCTGGCGGCGGTGCTGGCGGTTGGTTGTTCAAAAAGCGACCGTGACACGGGCACCGTACCGGTTTCGGGCAAGGTAACCCACGGCGGGCAGCCGCTGGCCGGCGCCGTTGTCACGTTCGTCAGCGACGCCGGCCTGACGCCTGGCGCGGGAATGTCGGACGCCGACGGCGGCTACAGCCTGAGAGTGAAGCCGGGCAGCTATACGGCCACTGTTTCGAAATTGACCGGCTCCGGCGACACCAAAACAGTGAGCATGGAAGACGCGATGGCCAACGCGGACAAGCCGCGCGAGGGACCAAAAGAAACGCTGCCGTCGAAATATCAAAGTCCCGTCGAATCGCCCTTGAAGTTCGAGGTCAAGCCCAGCGGCAGCAACACGTTCGATCTCAGCCTGAGCGACTGATGACCGCTTGCTATACTTCACGCGGCAAACGCCTGCGCAGCCACGATTCGATTTGCCCGGCCAGTTCGCTGCGCGCCGCCGTCACGAGTTGGCCGGAACGGCACTCAACTGGGCCAGCACCTGCAGTACGCCGTTGAGATGGGCCAGCCGGGGGCCGAAGCGATCGACGAACTCGTTGAGCATGAATTCGCCGTCGCACAGCACCTCGGCGTTTTCGTTCACTTCCTGGGTGAGCGTGGCCAGGAACTCGGTCTGCACACGGCTGAGC from Pirellulales bacterium includes these protein-coding regions:
- a CDS encoding carboxypeptidase-like regulatory domain-containing protein, producing the protein MFSLAAVLAVGCSKSDRDTGTVPVSGKVTHGGQPLAGAVVTFVSDAGLTPGAGMSDADGGYSLRVKPGSYTATVSKLTGSGDTKTVSMEDAMANADKPREGPKETLPSKYQSPVESPLKFEVKPSGSNTFDLSLSD